DNA from Eucalyptus grandis isolate ANBG69807.140 chromosome 5, ASM1654582v1, whole genome shotgun sequence:
TTGTTGTCTGTCAACTTCTGGTCCCTTCCAACACCCTGGAACACAAATTTTAGTGCGCCTTTTTTCCGTTTTCGTGCAAgataaaacaattttgaaaagtaaatgcTCCGTCATTCCAGTATAAAATGGGAAACCTTTGGAACatcaaatgaaaagaagaatggATAAAGGAAGACCAATTAGAATCATTTACAAAAAGTAAACTGCACTAAGAGTACCGTAAGAGGTACACCACGGATAGAAATCATATAACCAGCCAAGAACCAATCTTTTTCACAAGTCATGCTgtagaaaatgcaaattaagaatGAAAGCAGCTAACTAGagttaaatatcgtgcaaaaaGTATAACCCAGCTTCATTAATGCTTCATTATGCAACTTGCTGTCTCCTGAGAAAGATCGCTTGGAGCTGATATCACTGAGATGCAGTAAGTAGGCAAAATATTCCACTTTCATTTTATAACAAATGATAAGGCTTTCTTGCAAATTAAAAGCATCCATGACAGTGAAGCATATCCGAAAGTGTCTGTTCCATTTTAGAAACCAACTCAAACGATGCAAGTAACTGCTACTATTGGTAGTTCTCGGGCTTTTCAGATTTTCCTTACACTGATCACAGAGAAGTTATTGCAGGGCTATGTCCAATAGACTCAATCACTTTCGGACGGGAAAGCATGCTGAACCTGCATTGGGCAGCCGCATGAACCGACTCAGAGAACACAAGTTCTCTTAATTGTAATTGTCTATACCTCAATATGGAATTGCATGCTCAACATAGAGTTCGTCATGCCAATTTACAAGGGTCGATGAAAAACTCCAGTCCCCTACCAGTTCTCCATGATTAATTCTTCACAAGAAAGAATGAGGAGcttaaattgttcaaattttgtCACAGTACAGCACACAATGAAACATGGAAGGTTACCTGCTTGAAGCTCTCAACGTGATTACTTAAAATAATCCTTCCTAGAGAATTAGGTCAGCCGCCAGAGTCATTTTGGCTCTCCTGTAGCTCTGTAACTACAACTTGGGAGTGTCAGCCAATTCCTACATAATCAGTGAGGCTCTTGCACGAAGATTGCCAACATTCCTCTTCTATGGCAATAACTTGGGATGATTGTTAATATTATCCTTCAAGTTTTCTCTGCACCCGCTCTTTTCTCGACCAACCCACGAAGGAAACGTACATGCAGAAAGATAATTTTTATAGGGACCTTTTTAAGGCATTTATTTAAGGAATTAAAACTTGAGATtcccaaaattttatatatgaaagTACTAAGTGGTTCCTACAATAATGGACAAGCACTGTCTTGAGTTTTGATAACATACTTTTAGTTGCTAATGGTTTTATGGGCTAAGTGATAGATAAAGTTATCTTAAATAATCGTATAATTACTGTCCTTGATCAATTTGCCTTTTTTAATAGCCAGCAAAATGCACttatatttaggcaatcacgtACCCCTTAATCACAAGATGGCTTCGTTCTCATTTTCTCTGTCTTCGGCGATCTTCGCAACCTTGTATTTCCTTCTCTCAGTGAACACCCAACTTGCAGCACACAAAATCCACCGCAATCACCTCCATTTTGGAACATCAGTAACTGTAAGGAAGGACCTCTGCTTCACTAGCTTCCATCCTAGATTAAACCCAAGGAGTACGCACGACATTAAGCTCCTGGGGAGTGCAACAATATCCAATGACAATGGTATTATCCAAATTCCTGACCCATCACGGGCTGCTAATCGTAGTTGTCTAGCAGGTAGAGCCGTTTATAGCTGTCCTATTCGTATGTTTGAACCTGTAACCAAGACCATAGCTTCCTTCAATACCACTTTCTCCTTTCAGTTCACAGCCACCATGTTTACATCCAATGCTACTGATGAGTCATCCTCAAGCCGTGATCAAGAAGGGAGCGGCTTAGCATTTGTCCTGGCTCCTGAGTTCACTGTAGGGAGAGCCGGACACAGGCTTGGCTTGCGTAATGACACATGCGACCACTGCAAGATTTTCGCAATCAAATTCAATAACGGCCATGACACGGAGTTTGGCGATCCTAACGATGATCACGTCGGAATCAACCTTGGAAGCATTGTTTCCATGAAAACAGCCATTCTATCAGAAACCACAGTTTCCCTCCATGGTGGTTCTGTTCATCGGGCATGGATCAATTACGACGGTAGTCGGAAATGGATCGATGTTTATCTGGGAGCTGACAATGATCGCACGCCAAACCAAACCATATTATCATCGCCTCTGGATCTATCCTGTTTTCTCAACAAATTTATGTTTGTTGGGTTCTCGGCCTCCACAGCCAAATCGACACAAATCCAGAGTGTCCTATCATGGAACTTCTCTTCCACAATTGAAGCCTTTCTTCAAGTCCCCAGTGAAAGAATTTGCGAAACAAACCTCTTCCACCAAGTTGCCAAGTACTCTAAAGTCCCTCGCTCAAGGGAACCAAGCAGCTTTCTGATTTTTGTCGCTGTGGTTGGGCTATGCACACTAGCTCTTGTAGTCCTCTATTGCAACCCCCACAAAAGCTCACCTTATAGTTTCCCCGACATCAAGCAGAGGCCAACACCACCTAGCAAGCCTCACTCCTTTACGATCCATGAAATTTACA
Protein-coding regions in this window:
- the LOC104445993 gene encoding L-type lectin-domain containing receptor kinase VIII.2, producing the protein MASFSFSLSSAIFATLYFLLSVNTQLAAHKIHRNHLHFGTSVTVRKDLCFTSFHPRLNPRSTHDIKLLGSATISNDNGIIQIPDPSRAANRSCLAGRAVYSCPIRMFEPVTKTIASFNTTFSFQFTATMFTSNATDESSSSRDQEGSGLAFVLAPEFTVGRAGHRLGLRNDTCDHCKIFAIKFNNGHDTEFGDPNDDHVGINLGSIVSMKTAILSETTVSLHGGSVHRAWINYDGSRKWIDVYLGADNDRTPNQTILSSPLDLSCFLNKFMFVGFSASTAKSTQIQSVLSWNFSSTIEAFLQVPSERICETNLFHQVAKYSKVPRSREPSSFLIFVAVVGLCTLALVVLYCNPHKSSPYSFPDIKQRPTPPSKPHSFTIHEIYRATHKFSKSEVLSSNPGGVLYRGTLPNGHHIAVKRFSQHLESQTILSSMHARIMKRINGLNQFCHPNLAPIKGWCYNSKEMIVVYDYFQNGSLDKWLLGLGILPWTRRFNLIADVAKALSFLHSKDTIHGNLRTSSVFLDISCAAILADYALVTVAAKSNRGENVFIGKRKDVFGFGMMVLEIVAGKRSSSVGEKEDTGILEFAWSMHETGEKKRVLDERMGSGGAIEQALRALDIGLVCTLKEENGGVSMEDVVQLLSTRAIPKLPQKKPAQFSQSLCII